AAGTCCGAACTTTAATACCAATGCTGAATTTGTTCGTACTTCCAGCAATAATGCTGGTGGTAGTAACAAGAAACGCAATTTCCAGCAGCAGAATAACTTCAAAGGCGGAAAAACTAAAAACAACAACAATAAGAACCAAAAATATAAAAACAGGAACAAGTGAGTAGTGCTTTTGAAGTAAGAGGAGGCAACCGTCTTAAAGGGGAAATTGTGCCCCAGGGTGCCAAAAATGAAGCTTTACAGATTGTCAGTGCTGTTTTACTAACTCCCGAAAAGGTGACCATCAGCAATATTCCGGATATCCTGGATGTAAACCTGCTGATAGAGTTGTTGGGTGATATGGGGGTGAAAATTAACAGGATTAGCCGTGACACCTGCGAATTTCAGGCTGATCAGATCAACCTTCCTTATCTGGAAAGTGCAGAATTCAAAAAGAAATCAGGACGACTGAGAGGTTCTGTCATGATAGCTGGCCCATTACTCGCCCGCTTTGGCAAAGCCTACATCCCTAAACCCGGAGGTGATAAAATAGGTCGCCGCCGTCTCGATACCCACATTATTGGGTTCGAAAAGCTGGGTGCCCAGTTCGTATATGATAATGATGATAATTACTTCAGGCTTGAAGCTGGCGATGGTGGCCTGAAAGGTACATACATGCTGCTGGACGAGCCTTCGGTAACAGGTACAGCCAATATCGTAATGGCGGCTGTGATGGCAAATGGTACAACCACCATCTATAATGCTGCCTGCGAACCTTATCTGCAACAGCTGTCAAAAATGCTGAACAGCATGGGTGCTAAGATCAGTGGAGTAGGGTCTAACCTCCTTACCATCGAAGGGGTCACTTCTCTCAAAGGCTGCAGCCATCGTATGCTGCCTGATATGATTGAGATCGGTTCCTTCATTGGTCTGGCTGCAATGACACAAAGCGAAATCACGATCAAAGGTGCCGGTGTGCAGCACCTGGGTATAATTCCTGAAAAGTTCCGTCAACTGGGTATTCAGCTGGAGATCCAGGGCGATGATATCTATATTCCCGCACAGGACAAATATGAAATCCAGACTTTCCTGGATGGATCTATCCTCACTATCTCTGACCACCCATGGCCAGGCTTTACGCCAGACCTGCTGAGTATTGTACTCGTGGTTGCCACACAGGCATCAGGTAGTGTAATGATCCATCAGAAGATGTTTGAAAGCCGTTTGTTCTTTGTGGACAAACTGATCGATATGGGTGCCCAGATCGTACTTTGTGATCCTCACCGTGCAGTGGTGATAGGCCTGGGCCGTCAGCATAAACTGAGAGGTATTACTATGTCATCACCTGATATCAGGGCGGGTGTATCTCTGCTTATAGCTGCATTAAGTGCAGAAGGTAAGAGTACCATCCAGAATATTGAGCAGATCGATCGCGGATATCAGTACATCGATGAGCGCCTGCGTAAGCTGGGGGCAGATATCAAGAGAGTATAAGTACAATTAGCTGTACGCAGAATATTTATAAGCCATAAGCTTCAAGAGACGAACTCCTGCTGCTTATGGCTTAATTTTAATCAGGAAACTATATTATGGCTAATAAGATCATTATTATCACCGCCCCTTCCGGAGCAGGAAAAACCACCATCGTTAAGCAACTGTTATCAGAGATGCCGCAGCTGGCATTTTCCATTTCTGCAACTACACGTAAAGCGAGAGAGCAGGAAGTGAATGGAAAGGATTATTATTTCCTGACCCAGGAAGATTTTCATGATAAGATAGAGGAACATGCATTTGCCGAGTATGAAATGGTGTATGCCGGTAAGTATTATGGTACATTGAAGTCAGAGCTGGAACGCATCTGGCACAATGGGCAGACGCCAATGGTAGACATTGATGTTAAGGGTGCACTGAGTATCAAGGAGCATTATCAGGAAGCTGCGTTGACTATCTTTATTCAACCCCCTACACTCGATGCCCTCAGGGTTCGTCTGAGTGAGCGGGGTACAGAAACCCAGGCTTCGCTGGAAGAACGATTGGGGAAAGCCCGCTATGAGCTTTCTTTCTCGCATCAGTTTGATGAAATTGTGATCAATGATAAATTACCAGTCGCTTATGCAGAAGTAAAAGCGCTGGTAGAGGCCTTTTTAAAATAATTGTATCGTAGGGGGCCGCAAGGCCCCTTTCCCAAATTATCTGCACACTATTTGCAGTCAGGAATTCTTTATTTTTGTTACATATGGATACTTATACACTCCCAATACTGGCATTCCTGGTATTGCTGGCAGGTTTCTTCGCCGGGCTGGAAACAGCTTTCGCCAATGTGAACAAACTTAGCATTGAGCTCAAGAAGAAACAAGGCCGCGCTACCGGAAAGATCCTTGCCAGTTTTAATGATAACCCCTCGCGTTTTCTGGCTACCAGCCTGCTGGGCCTTACGATTACGATCGTTATCTATGGCATTCTGTTCGCCGGATTCTTTCAGCCCCTTTGGAACAAAGTACTCTCCCCACAGGAAAGTACCAGCTATCAGCCCCTGTTATTGTTAATGGAATTGCTGCTGGCGACCCTGATATTACTTACATTCGGTTTCTTCCTGCCCCGTGCTATATTCCGCTCCCGGCCTGAAGGACTGCTCAGTTTCTTTGCCCTGCCTATATCAGTGATTTCAAAACCACTGTTTGTAGTAGGTAGTCTGCTCGTATCAGTATCTGAATGGATACTGAAATATCTTTTTAACGTCAGGATTATAGAAACCGCTACCTCTTTCCCACGTGTGGATGTGGAGCATTTTATACGCCAGTCGCAACAGCATGTGACCGAAAACCAGGAGCTGAATACTGAGTTGTTCGAAAATGCCCTATCCCTTGCACATGTCAAGATCCGTGGTTGTCTCATTCCCCGCAAGGAAATAGAGGCCCTGGAGATAAATAGTCCTATTGCACAGGCACAGCGCAAGTTTATGGACACCAAGCTGTCTAAGGTCATCATTTACGAAAACACCATCGATAATATACTCGGTTATATTCACCAGCTGGATATGTTCAAAGGCCCTACTGATATTCAGGCCATTCTGCACCCTATCTTGGCTGTACCTGAGACGATGAGTGCCATCGACCTGTTGGGCAAGTTCAATAAAGAGCGTAAAAGCATTGCCTGGGTAGTAGATGAATTTGGTGGTACCGCTGGTATTGTAACCATCGAAGATGTACTCGAGGAAATATTCGGGGAAATCAAGGACGAACACGATGAGGAAGAGTTTGTAGACAAGCAGATCGCAGAAAAAGAATATATTTTCTCCGGTCGTCTGGAACTCGATTATCTCAATGAAAAATATGGATTTGATTTTCCTGAAGATGAAAGTGAGACCCTGTCAGGTTATATCATTAATCATCACGAGACTATTCCTCGTCAAAAAGAACGCATTATTATCAATGATTATGAGTTCGAAATAATTAATGTGACTGAGACACGCATCGAAATGATTAAGATGAAAGTACTCGGATAAGTATAGAGATCATGTACTTATCCACATCTGGATAAAATGACGGCTTTTTTTGAAAAAAACTTCACTTTTAGTTGCTTATTTGTCAGGTATTTAGGAGAACTTACTAGTTTTTTATAAAAGAAAAGAAATCAGGTATTGATATTGTGATATTTTTTTTAATATATTTGCATAGTCATTAAGCATCTGACCTGCTAAAACGATTTAAAAAAAGTAGTAGGGAATTAACACGAATTTTATACATTTGCTACAGATGATGTAACACAATGATTTGATTTTTGTTAAAAGGATGTAAAAAAAATTGTTACAACATTGATAATAACATAATTCTTTACTATTTTTGTAATAGAAATTTAAAAGTGACCAGAAACACGGACTATTTTGAAAGCTTGCCATCAATCGAATAGGAAGTGACACTGGAAACTAAAGACATTCTCGAATTCAACTTTTTTGGGGTTAACAAACAATGGATGAAAGGCCGGCTCTTGATTCTTCTCGGGCTGGCTCTCTTTTTTTTAAGTAGTCTTCCTCTTGTACTGCTAAATCGTTAACCTAATATCAACTTCCCTGCCAGACTATACCTTACTACTTATCACTTATCATTTCCTGCATTTAAATCACATTAAAACCATCCGTATTACTCTGTTTTCTTCCAGGCAACAGCTATATTTGTGCTCCTTAGGAAATAATGTTTAACTCAGCCTGATATCAGATATGTTCAAGAGACTTTTTGCAAATAACAATGAGAAAGCGGAGATGACTTTCTTTGACCACCTGGATGAACTAAGAGGGCATCTGTTCCGCGCTGCTGTAGCAATTGTGGTGTTTGGTATCATCGGTTGGGTATATACAAATGAAATACTGGATAGAATTGTTTTTGGTCCTACTAATAGGGATTTTCCTTCCTATATCGCACTGTGTAAAATTAGCCACGCAACCGGGCTGGGAGATAAGCTCTGTATTACCCCGGTGGATATAGTATTTCAGAACCATATCCTGACGGGGCAAATCATGCTCCAGTTCAAGCTGGCGTTTATTGTCGGCCTGGTATTAGGCTTTCCTTATATCTTCTGGGAATTCTGGCGCTTTGTAAAACCGGCACTGAAAGAAAGAGAAATAAAAGGAGCAAGAGGTATTATCTTCTGGGTATCCTTCCAGTTCTTCTTAGGGATCTGCTTCAGTTATTTCCTGATGGCGCCTTTTACGATCAACTTCCTGGCTGGCTATACCGTAACGACCAAAGCTGTCAATCAGTTTTTCATAGATGACTACTTCGATCTGATGACCCAGATCGTAATTGGTATGGGTGTATTATTTGAATTGCCCGTACTCATCTTCTTCCTTACCAAGATCGGATTGATTACACCTACTTTCCTGCGCACCTACCGTCGTCACGCAATCGTGATAATACTGGTACTGGCAGCGGTAATCACTCCACCTGACGTAATTGACCAGCTGATCGTATTTACACCTTTATATTTGCTATATGAAATCAGTATCTATATATCTGTTAGAGCACTGAAAGGTATGGACGATAAAGAAAAAGAACCGGAAATAGAAGAGTGGTCCTGATAAAGCGTAACGGTTTCACTGTTTAAAAGTTTTTTTATGTCACAACAAACAACATTCAATTTGTCTTTGCCAATAGCCATCGGCTCTGATCACGCTGGCTTCGACTACAAGGAAGAGATTATTTCATACCTGGAAGCAAAAGGTTTACAGGTTAAGGATGTCGGTGCATTCTCTAGTGAATCGGCCGATTATCCTGACTTCGCTCATCCCGTAGCGACACTGGTAGAACGAGAGCAGGCAGCGTTTGGCATACTCGTGTGTGGGAGTGGTAATGGCGTAGCAATTACAGCTAATAAACACCAGGGTATTCGTGCAGCGATCTGTTGGGGCGAAGAACTGTCCCGCCTGTCCCGCTGTCATAACAATGCAAATGTGTTGTGCGTACCTGCCCGCTTTGTAGATGATACGGTGGCAAAACAAATGGTAGACGTATTCATAAACACCCCATTTGAAGGTGGCAGACATGAAAACAGAGTTAGAAAAATCGCCTGCTTATAACAGGTGCTTGATGAATAAAAAAGGCGCTGTGGCATATGCCACAGCGCCTTTTTTATATTGCAATCGAAGGCAAAAAATAATACTTCCAAAAACGTAAATAGCACACTCATTTTAAGCATATAATTATTTTGGCAATAATAAAATCTTTTGTTAAATTGTGTTAAGAGTCAGTCACTTGAGTGTCATTTTATATTAGAATCCAATCTGTACATAGCGTGCTTTAGTGAATACCTACGACTATTCCATTTTATCAAAAACAAGCATTGTAACGTTCGGTATTTAACATCGCACAGGAATTATTTTTAGACAAGAGAATTGCAAACCAAAACCCCCATCATAAGTAACCTATAAATTTTACCACCATGGAAATACCTGCTACTAATATTGTACGCCGGCGCCTAACCACTATTATTCGTCGTAATAGCGCAACGACATCATTTGTGAATTGCGGGGATACATGATCTGAATATAATGTGATGCAACCCC
This Chitinophaga sancti DNA region includes the following protein-coding sequences:
- the gmk gene encoding guanylate kinase; its protein translation is MANKIIIITAPSGAGKTTIVKQLLSEMPQLAFSISATTRKAREQEVNGKDYYFLTQEDFHDKIEEHAFAEYEMVYAGKYYGTLKSELERIWHNGQTPMVDIDVKGALSIKEHYQEAALTIFIQPPTLDALRVRLSERGTETQASLEERLGKARYELSFSHQFDEIVINDKLPVAYAEVKALVEAFLK
- the tatC gene encoding twin-arginine translocase subunit TatC, encoding MFKRLFANNNEKAEMTFFDHLDELRGHLFRAAVAIVVFGIIGWVYTNEILDRIVFGPTNRDFPSYIALCKISHATGLGDKLCITPVDIVFQNHILTGQIMLQFKLAFIVGLVLGFPYIFWEFWRFVKPALKEREIKGARGIIFWVSFQFFLGICFSYFLMAPFTINFLAGYTVTTKAVNQFFIDDYFDLMTQIVIGMGVLFELPVLIFFLTKIGLITPTFLRTYRRHAIVIILVLAAVITPPDVIDQLIVFTPLYLLYEISIYISVRALKGMDDKEKEPEIEEWS
- a CDS encoding hemolysin family protein, yielding MDTYTLPILAFLVLLAGFFAGLETAFANVNKLSIELKKKQGRATGKILASFNDNPSRFLATSLLGLTITIVIYGILFAGFFQPLWNKVLSPQESTSYQPLLLLMELLLATLILLTFGFFLPRAIFRSRPEGLLSFFALPISVISKPLFVVGSLLVSVSEWILKYLFNVRIIETATSFPRVDVEHFIRQSQQHVTENQELNTELFENALSLAHVKIRGCLIPRKEIEALEINSPIAQAQRKFMDTKLSKVIIYENTIDNILGYIHQLDMFKGPTDIQAILHPILAVPETMSAIDLLGKFNKERKSIAWVVDEFGGTAGIVTIEDVLEEIFGEIKDEHDEEEFVDKQIAEKEYIFSGRLELDYLNEKYGFDFPEDESETLSGYIINHHETIPRQKERIIINDYEFEIINVTETRIEMIKMKVLG
- the murA gene encoding UDP-N-acetylglucosamine 1-carboxyvinyltransferase, with protein sequence MSSAFEVRGGNRLKGEIVPQGAKNEALQIVSAVLLTPEKVTISNIPDILDVNLLIELLGDMGVKINRISRDTCEFQADQINLPYLESAEFKKKSGRLRGSVMIAGPLLARFGKAYIPKPGGDKIGRRRLDTHIIGFEKLGAQFVYDNDDNYFRLEAGDGGLKGTYMLLDEPSVTGTANIVMAAVMANGTTTIYNAACEPYLQQLSKMLNSMGAKISGVGSNLLTIEGVTSLKGCSHRMLPDMIEIGSFIGLAAMTQSEITIKGAGVQHLGIIPEKFRQLGIQLEIQGDDIYIPAQDKYEIQTFLDGSILTISDHPWPGFTPDLLSIVLVVATQASGSVMIHQKMFESRLFFVDKLIDMGAQIVLCDPHRAVVIGLGRQHKLRGITMSSPDIRAGVSLLIAALSAEGKSTIQNIEQIDRGYQYIDERLRKLGADIKRV
- the rpiB gene encoding ribose 5-phosphate isomerase B, which encodes MSQQTTFNLSLPIAIGSDHAGFDYKEEIISYLEAKGLQVKDVGAFSSESADYPDFAHPVATLVEREQAAFGILVCGSGNGVAITANKHQGIRAAICWGEELSRLSRCHNNANVLCVPARFVDDTVAKQMVDVFINTPFEGGRHENRVRKIACL